Proteins co-encoded in one Acidisarcina sp. genomic window:
- a CDS encoding formate dehydrogenase accessory protein FdhE, translating to MKASLEDRIARATELIKSHPSASELLSFYRELALFQKSIYEELRSSDQTDMHALLRHFPALIELVRRAGPEPLASFGAEHLRSPEEQWELLLESWEGQATEGQSGEDQPRSDPENSGAGRFYARVLLQPYAENLAKRGTVDLQETTAICPFCSARPVAGVLRGEGDGAKRWLLCSLCATEWPFLRVACPNCGERDKDMLPIYTASEFEHVRVEACDRCKTYLKSIDLTRDGHAVPVVDELATVALNLWAEDHGYSKLESNLLGL from the coding sequence ATGAAGGCAAGTCTGGAAGATCGAATTGCCCGGGCCACGGAACTCATCAAGTCTCATCCATCTGCCAGCGAGCTTCTAAGCTTCTACCGCGAACTGGCGCTGTTTCAGAAATCGATCTACGAAGAATTGCGCTCCAGCGATCAGACTGATATGCACGCGCTGTTGCGCCACTTCCCTGCTCTGATCGAACTGGTGCGGCGAGCCGGCCCGGAGCCGCTGGCCAGTTTCGGCGCGGAGCATCTCCGCTCGCCTGAAGAGCAGTGGGAGTTGCTGCTCGAATCCTGGGAAGGTCAGGCCACAGAAGGCCAGTCCGGGGAAGATCAGCCCAGGAGCGATCCGGAGAACTCCGGCGCAGGGCGATTCTATGCCAGGGTGCTGCTGCAACCCTATGCTGAAAATCTGGCCAAACGAGGAACGGTCGACCTGCAGGAGACCACAGCGATCTGCCCATTCTGCAGCGCCCGCCCCGTCGCTGGCGTGCTGCGCGGAGAAGGGGATGGAGCGAAGCGGTGGCTGCTCTGCTCGCTCTGCGCGACCGAATGGCCTTTCCTGCGTGTGGCCTGCCCCAACTGCGGCGAGCGGGATAAGGACATGCTCCCCATCTATACGGCATCGGAGTTCGAGCATGTGCGGGTGGAAGCCTGCGATCGATGCAAGACCTATCTCAAATCCATTGATCTCACGCGGGATGGGCATGCGGTTCCGGTGGTCGATGAACTGGCGACCGTCGCGCTGAATCTCTGGGCAGAAGACCACGGATACTCAAAGCTGGAATCCAATCTCCTTGGTTTATAG
- a CDS encoding formate dehydrogenase subunit gamma, with product MIERYTLKERLCHWLTGLSYLYCLTSGLALYTPYLFWMVYPLGGGPTARFWHPFIGMLFFVAAMWMHSIWRSDIQVTKTDREWLDKVEDYATNRDELLPPQGRFNAGQKLFYWAMFYGAFLLIVSGLFMWFPEYVPFNLRWIRPIAVILHEGAALITIGAFIIHIYMGIFMVPGSMTAMIRGWVTTDWARTHHRLWYRRITGQGPNA from the coding sequence ATGATCGAGCGCTATACCTTAAAAGAGAGGCTTTGCCACTGGCTCACCGGACTCTCGTACCTTTATTGTCTGACGAGTGGTCTTGCGCTTTATACACCCTACCTGTTCTGGATGGTGTACCCTCTTGGCGGCGGCCCGACCGCGCGCTTCTGGCATCCATTCATCGGTATGCTGTTCTTTGTTGCTGCGATGTGGATGCATAGCATCTGGCGTAGCGACATCCAGGTCACCAAGACAGATCGCGAGTGGCTCGACAAAGTGGAGGATTACGCGACCAATCGGGACGAACTTCTCCCCCCTCAGGGACGCTTCAATGCAGGGCAGAAGCTTTTCTACTGGGCGATGTTCTATGGAGCATTTCTGCTGATTGTTTCCGGACTCTTTATGTGGTTCCCGGAATACGTGCCCTTCAACCTTCGATGGATACGTCCGATCGCCGTCATTCTTCATGAAGGCGCGGCGTTGATCACGATAGGCGCGTTCATCATTCACATCTATATGGGTATTTTCATGGTTCCTGGAAGCATGACGGCGATGATTCGAGGTTGGGTCACGACCGATTGGGCACGTACACACCATCGTCTGTGGTACAGGCGAATCACCGGCCAGGGCCCGAATGCATGA